In Odontesthes bonariensis isolate fOdoBon6 chromosome 9, fOdoBon6.hap1, whole genome shotgun sequence, the following proteins share a genomic window:
- the LOC142388835 gene encoding uncharacterized protein LOC142388835 isoform X1, which translates to MVSQPLPWQIHSVSHSRRSSKAEEYDGLRRNSIGVYRKNFVSMAIATTTLAVPCVLSCSDSITSNGTCATPDIPPLSPVEVEKAAATIQSHFRKFQQKKHKNGK; encoded by the exons ATGGTGTCTCAGCCTTTGCCTTGGCAGATTCACTCTGTGTCACACAGCCGGAGGAGCAGCAAAGCAGAAGAG TACGATGGCCTCAGGAGGAACAGCATAGGCGTGTACAGAAAGA ACTTTGTCTCCATGGCTATTGCCACTACTACTCTGGCTGTCCCCTGTGTCCTGTCGTGCTCAGACTCCATTACCAGCAATGGGACGTGTGCCACGCCTGATATCCCTCCACTGAGCCCCGTTGAGGTTGAGAAGGCCGCCGCTACCATCCAGTCCCACTTCAGGAAGTTCCAGCAGAAGAAACACAAGAACGGCAAGTAG
- the LOC142388835 gene encoding uncharacterized protein LOC142388835 isoform X2, translated as MVSQPLPWQIHSVSHSRRSSKAEEYDGLRRNSIGVYRKNSITSNGTCATPDIPPLSPVEVEKAAATIQSHFRKFQQKKHKNGK; from the exons ATGGTGTCTCAGCCTTTGCCTTGGCAGATTCACTCTGTGTCACACAGCCGGAGGAGCAGCAAAGCAGAAGAG TACGATGGCCTCAGGAGGAACAGCATAGGCGTGTACAGAAAGA ACTCCATTACCAGCAATGGGACGTGTGCCACGCCTGATATCCCTCCACTGAGCCCCGTTGAGGTTGAGAAGGCCGCCGCTACCATCCAGTCCCACTTCAGGAAGTTCCAGCAGAAGAAACACAAGAACGGCAAGTAG
- the LOC142388835 gene encoding uncharacterized protein LOC142388835 isoform X3, with amino-acid sequence MQYDGLRRNSIGVYRKNFVSMAIATTTLAVPCVLSCSDSITSNGTCATPDIPPLSPVEVEKAAATIQSHFRKFQQKKHKNGK; translated from the exons ATGCAG TACGATGGCCTCAGGAGGAACAGCATAGGCGTGTACAGAAAGA ACTTTGTCTCCATGGCTATTGCCACTACTACTCTGGCTGTCCCCTGTGTCCTGTCGTGCTCAGACTCCATTACCAGCAATGGGACGTGTGCCACGCCTGATATCCCTCCACTGAGCCCCGTTGAGGTTGAGAAGGCCGCCGCTACCATCCAGTCCCACTTCAGGAAGTTCCAGCAGAAGAAACACAAGAACGGCAAGTAG